The proteins below are encoded in one region of Nilaparvata lugens isolate BPH chromosome X, ASM1435652v1, whole genome shotgun sequence:
- the LOC111058104 gene encoding LOW QUALITY PROTEIN: uncharacterized protein LOC111058104 (The sequence of the model RefSeq protein was modified relative to this genomic sequence to represent the inferred CDS: inserted 1 base in 1 codon) — protein MVNDVKFAFRVSCIIADAPARQFVKCIVSHCSSHGCEKCIQEGTSFNRRMIWEIEKSHPRTNESFNSLEYIDEHQRGHTVLSEISIGLVSNVPLDYLHLLCLGVMKKLIRIWVEKGPRKCKLRACSINTISERLITIAANHMPREFSRKPRSLNVFEFWKATEYRTFILYFGPIVLDKILPKDLYDHFVAFHVSIYILASGNKSYDANWRRYAQELIILIHFXKFIPEIYGKELLIYNFHNLSHLTKEVENFGCLDNFSAFPFENFMKVNKRMIRSPNHTLEQVVKRLGEIDATKFKKDEKILVRKDRFNNGIKSIPFLVKNILLYWTGLQGWLSPYQR, from the exons ATGGTCAATGATGTGAAATTTGCTTTTAGAGTTAGCTGTATAATAGCTGACGCTCCTGCTCGGCAATTTGTAAAATGTATTGTGTCTCATTGCTCCTCTCATGGTTGTGAAAAGTGTATTCAAGAGGgcactagttttaatagaagaATGATTtgggaaattgaaaaatctcatCCAAGAACAAATGAAAGTTTCAATAGTTTAGAGTACATAGATGAGCATCAACGTGGTCACACTGTATTATCTGAAATATCTATTGGACTAGTTTCCAATGTTCCCCTTGACTATTTACACTTATTATGCTTGGGTGTCATGAAAAAGCTGATTAGAATATGGGTAGAAAAAGGTCCAAGAAAATGTAAACTGAGAGCATGTTCAATTAATACTATTTCTGAGAGATTAATAACGATTGCTGCGAATCACATGCCTCGTGAATTTTCCCGGAAACCAAGATCATTGAATGTTTTTGAGTTCTGGAAAGCCACAGAGTATCGGACATTTATTCTCTATTTTGGTCCAATTGTTCTGGATAAAATACTTCCTAAAGATTTATATGACCATTTTGTTGCCTTTCATGTCAGCATTTACATACTTGCCAGTGGTAATAAGTCCTATGATGCCAATTGGAGAAGATATGCTCAAGAactaataattttgattcatt TAAAATTCATCCCAGAGATTTATGGTAAAGAGCTATTGATTTATAACTTCCACAACTTAAGTCACCTCACAAAAGAAGTAGAAAATTTTGGTTGCTTGGACAACTTTTCAGcttttccatttgaaaattttatgaaggTGAATAAGAGAATGATCAGATCACCTAATCACACTCTTGAGCAGGTTGTAAAAAGGTTAGGAGAAATAGATGCGACAAAGTttaaaaaagatgaaaaaattttaGTTAGGAAAGATAGATTCAATAATGGAATCAAATCTATACCTTTTCTCGTCAAAAATATCCTGCTCTATTGGACTGGGCTACAAGGATGGTTGTCTCCTTACCAAAGATAA